A stretch of Janibacter endophyticus DNA encodes these proteins:
- a CDS encoding SDR family oxidoreductase, producing the protein MSYQSIYAPGLFVGQTILVTGGGSGIGRCTAHELAHLGARVVITGRKQEKLDAVVEEITEDGGSVASRSFDIRDEESAVAAITSILEEEGKIDGLINNAGGQYKSALEDVSTKGFEAVVRTNLTGGFIMMREVYNQWMKDHGGAIVNIIADIWNGWPGMGHSGAGRGGMHTLTETAACEWAASGVRVNALAPGGIASSGFDTYDDKDAAFFREQAMPVIPLRRFGTEAEISAGLVYLLSPAAAYITGTTLRIDGGTPNWRGGWPLAGANNTPAYRGFHRSTVPAVLDGTSLG; encoded by the coding sequence ATGTCGTACCAGTCCATCTACGCCCCCGGCCTCTTCGTCGGCCAGACCATCCTGGTCACGGGAGGGGGTAGCGGCATCGGCCGATGCACGGCCCACGAGCTTGCGCACCTTGGAGCGCGGGTGGTCATCACCGGCCGCAAGCAGGAAAAGCTCGACGCCGTCGTCGAGGAGATCACCGAGGACGGTGGCTCCGTGGCCTCACGCTCGTTCGACATCCGCGACGAGGAGAGCGCCGTGGCTGCCATCACGTCGATCCTCGAGGAGGAAGGCAAGATCGACGGGTTGATCAACAACGCCGGCGGTCAGTACAAGTCGGCCCTCGAAGACGTCTCGACGAAAGGCTTCGAGGCCGTCGTCCGAACCAACCTCACTGGCGGCTTCATCATGATGCGCGAGGTCTACAACCAGTGGATGAAGGACCACGGCGGGGCGATCGTCAACATCATCGCGGACATCTGGAACGGGTGGCCGGGCATGGGCCACTCCGGCGCCGGACGAGGCGGCATGCACACGCTCACGGAGACCGCGGCGTGCGAGTGGGCCGCGAGCGGAGTACGGGTGAACGCACTCGCGCCGGGCGGGATCGCCTCGAGCGGCTTCGACACCTACGATGATAAAGACGCCGCCTTCTTCCGCGAGCAGGCCATGCCCGTCATCCCGTTGCGGCGCTTCGGCACCGAGGCCGAGATTTCCGCCGGTCTGGTCTACCTCCTCTCCCCCGCAGCGGCCTACATCACCGGGACCACCCTCAGGATCGATGGCGGCACTCCGAACTGGCGCGGAGGCTGGCCCCTCGCCGGAGCCAACAACACCCCCGCGTATCGCGGCTTCCACCGCAGCACGGTCCCAGCGGTCCTTGACGGCACCTCTCTCGGCTGA
- a CDS encoding PucR family transcriptional regulator: MDITSASAGRLAPQEASEVRALRAELEAVRALDGATGLAGLVAMAQRLLGKPVALFDDQGRVAVSAPRDSSVFPSLDVLRAAGDPVRGHLLLGAGHATSLARRHLLGVLRGPGDEAMGWVSVQEKGAILGPYDSAVLDLLSRRLAGEMRMHRRVAALAADARSHLARQLVRGTAAAQDLRATGSHLGVDVDVERILVVLIQGTNEPRLSSGPSEWEHALSQRLGLDVIATRGSQGLMLLVEVEAGVPGPQQTSGIRDAVTDLIDELEGSDAVAGVGEPVQPSLLPRAYREVHQVALCASRNSGSTRVLALDDVGPLRLFLANLDSTVLHQHVDTKVGALLQGGHVDLLRTLQTWFDHDRSARATAAALSVHENTVRLRLGRVHHLTGLDPTSSVAQLDLQLALLILRIHGHPAMQDSSHRRVEAAAEASPNVEGGHA; encoded by the coding sequence GTGGACATCACGAGCGCTTCTGCGGGGCGGCTCGCTCCGCAGGAGGCATCCGAGGTGCGTGCTCTGCGCGCCGAGCTCGAAGCGGTTCGTGCCCTCGACGGCGCTACAGGCCTGGCGGGACTCGTGGCCATGGCTCAACGACTCCTTGGGAAGCCCGTCGCGCTCTTCGACGACCAGGGCCGCGTGGCTGTGAGTGCGCCACGGGACTCGTCGGTCTTCCCCTCGCTCGACGTCCTTCGCGCCGCGGGCGACCCCGTCCGCGGCCACCTGCTGCTCGGTGCCGGCCATGCGACGTCCCTTGCCCGGCGCCATCTGTTGGGCGTCCTGCGTGGGCCCGGTGATGAGGCGATGGGTTGGGTATCCGTGCAGGAGAAGGGGGCCATCCTCGGGCCGTACGACAGCGCGGTGCTCGACCTGCTGAGCCGGCGGCTGGCCGGAGAGATGCGCATGCACCGGCGTGTAGCGGCGCTCGCCGCAGACGCCCGGTCCCACCTCGCGCGACAGCTTGTCCGAGGCACGGCCGCGGCGCAAGATCTCCGCGCCACCGGTTCCCACCTCGGCGTTGATGTCGATGTCGAGCGGATCCTCGTCGTCCTCATCCAGGGCACCAATGAGCCCCGGCTGAGCTCAGGGCCCTCAGAATGGGAGCACGCGCTCTCCCAGCGTCTTGGGCTCGATGTGATCGCCACCCGTGGATCACAGGGCCTCATGCTTCTTGTCGAGGTGGAAGCGGGGGTGCCGGGGCCGCAGCAGACCTCTGGGATCCGCGATGCAGTGACGGATCTCATCGACGAGCTCGAAGGCTCGGACGCGGTCGCCGGGGTCGGCGAGCCCGTCCAGCCGAGCCTGCTGCCTCGGGCCTACCGTGAGGTTCATCAGGTCGCGCTGTGCGCGTCCCGCAACTCGGGATCCACCAGGGTGCTGGCCCTGGATGACGTGGGTCCGCTGCGGCTGTTTCTGGCGAACCTCGACTCCACCGTGTTGCATCAGCACGTCGACACCAAGGTTGGTGCCCTCCTCCAGGGCGGTCACGTGGACCTCCTCCGGACTCTGCAGACCTGGTTCGATCACGACCGCAGCGCACGGGCCACCGCAGCCGCCCTGTCCGTGCACGAGAACACGGTTCGGCTTCGGCTGGGGCGCGTCCATCACCTCACTGGCCTTGACCCGACCTCGTCAGTCGCCCAGCTGGACCTGCAGCTGGCGCTCCTCATCCTTCGGATCCATGGCCACCCCGCGATGCAGGACTCCTCCCACCGGCGGGTCGAGGCGGCAGCAGAGGCCTCACCCAACGTTGAAGGAGGCCACGCGTGA
- a CDS encoding class I adenylate-forming enzyme family protein, producing MIDVTSLYGRRNDDRWNRMVIGDVFERVRWSTPDKVALIGWSGAYGRERLHQVTYAQADDFANRVANALLAQGLERGSRVLLYCDNSIEAVLTMIGVAKAGLVAVPVNPNFTGDLLAWVQQHVEPAFVVADAEFSELAQDALGSSPGVGAVIEIGLGGSVPGGIPGWWDWVHGYPDSEPDVEIPLHADDIWCLTFTSGTTAMPKASMSSHTFSYLSAWSYAMSLTRGLDVETDLVMTTFLPIIFHTGFSSNILPPLLTGGTLVLGRRPDASQLAHAISETRATAVWAGSPLWVQALVDSALAGPPKTDLSSLTVVMFAWGTINPRMQDDIRGICGEHVRLLEVFGQTESMTCYRFWPHREPEKFVESMRGVNHVGRPTPLLAAQIVGPDGGTLVGTVGVPGEAVYRSPAITSGYYRDEEATQEALRGGWLHSGDSCEYTSDGSQIMVDRYKDIVKSGGENVSSLRVETVLVECPGVSRVAVVGLPDEKWGERVTAAVTLHPGALVTEEEIITFAKDRLAGFEVPKQVVIMTELPQTVGGKIQKHRVREHLAR from the coding sequence ATGATCGACGTCACTTCTTTGTACGGACGTCGCAACGACGACCGGTGGAACCGCATGGTGATCGGTGATGTCTTCGAGCGAGTTCGGTGGTCGACGCCCGACAAGGTGGCGCTCATCGGTTGGAGCGGGGCGTACGGGCGTGAGCGGCTCCATCAGGTGACCTATGCCCAGGCTGACGACTTTGCGAATCGGGTCGCGAACGCGCTCCTTGCACAGGGTCTCGAGCGTGGCTCTCGGGTCCTTCTGTACTGCGACAACTCGATCGAAGCCGTCCTCACGATGATCGGGGTAGCAAAGGCAGGTCTCGTCGCGGTACCCGTCAATCCGAACTTCACCGGCGATCTCCTCGCATGGGTCCAGCAGCATGTCGAGCCAGCGTTCGTCGTCGCGGACGCGGAGTTCTCCGAACTTGCGCAGGATGCCCTGGGGAGTTCTCCCGGCGTCGGCGCGGTGATCGAGATCGGGCTCGGCGGCTCGGTGCCTGGCGGGATACCCGGATGGTGGGACTGGGTGCACGGGTATCCGGACTCAGAGCCTGACGTTGAGATCCCCCTGCATGCGGATGACATCTGGTGTCTGACGTTCACCTCGGGGACGACGGCGATGCCGAAAGCCTCGATGTCGTCACACACCTTCTCCTACTTGTCAGCCTGGTCGTACGCGATGTCGCTGACACGAGGGTTGGATGTTGAGACCGACCTCGTTATGACGACCTTCTTGCCGATCATCTTTCACACCGGGTTCAGTTCCAACATCCTCCCGCCGCTCCTGACAGGCGGTACGTTGGTCCTCGGTCGACGGCCTGATGCCTCACAGCTGGCCCACGCGATCTCCGAGACACGGGCAACAGCGGTGTGGGCAGGCTCTCCGCTATGGGTCCAGGCCCTCGTAGACAGCGCGCTCGCTGGGCCCCCCAAGACTGACCTCTCGAGCCTGACGGTCGTCATGTTCGCGTGGGGGACGATCAATCCACGCATGCAGGACGATATCCGGGGTATCTGCGGCGAGCACGTGCGGCTTCTTGAGGTTTTCGGGCAGACAGAGTCCATGACGTGCTACCGCTTCTGGCCGCACCGCGAACCGGAAAAGTTTGTCGAGAGCATGCGTGGGGTGAACCATGTCGGGCGTCCCACCCCGTTGCTCGCGGCCCAGATCGTAGGACCCGACGGCGGCACTCTCGTCGGCACCGTCGGAGTTCCCGGAGAGGCTGTCTACCGTAGCCCCGCCATCACCTCGGGTTACTACCGCGACGAGGAAGCCACGCAGGAGGCGCTGCGGGGTGGTTGGCTGCATTCCGGGGACAGCTGCGAGTACACGTCCGACGGCTCGCAGATCATGGTCGACCGCTACAAGGACATCGTGAAGTCAGGCGGTGAGAATGTCTCGAGCCTGCGGGTGGAGACCGTTCTCGTCGAGTGCCCCGGGGTTTCTCGGGTCGCGGTGGTCGGCCTACCGGATGAGAAGTGGGGGGAGCGGGTCACAGCGGCCGTCACCCTGCATCCTGGCGCTTTGGTCACAGAAGAGGAGATCATCACCTTCGCCAAGGACCGTCTCGCGGGCTTCGAGGTCCCGAAGCAGGTGGTCATCATGACCGAGCTCCCGCAGACCGTCGGAGGGAAGATCCAGAAGCACCGAGTACGCGAGCATCTTGCCCGCTAA
- a CDS encoding DUF7064 domain-containing protein, with protein sequence MTSPFHDPLVVGPTDEMPERFFDRFMFNMHPVDDLAPTVILGYGVYPKRDVADGFVLVTTDAEQRAVLFSTEMSATDATGSGPMRFECSEPNEAWRLIVGPNDTGLEVDVIWRARTPYWLKSLEVATTSQETTSFDHLVQSGRYSGTITLDGIEQSVDGWYGQRDRSRGVRTMSGGQGLHIWFQAQFPDRSVGFLMVESRSGEQIMLEGAVMHEDGTLDDIVAVTHDLEFTDGLDLVSGRIVVKTEDGRTYDIGCDGSAGGGWMAAAGYGGHHGKPRGRDHSEYVVYPLDGSVSPRTVDSALTDRNCRFTWEGQEGRGIFEYALSRSSSYEYRPTSA encoded by the coding sequence ATGACCTCCCCTTTCCACGACCCGCTTGTTGTCGGCCCCACCGACGAGATGCCTGAGCGCTTCTTCGACCGGTTCATGTTCAACATGCACCCCGTCGACGACCTCGCCCCAACGGTGATCCTCGGCTACGGCGTCTATCCCAAGAGGGACGTCGCCGACGGTTTCGTCCTCGTCACGACCGACGCCGAGCAGCGCGCTGTGCTCTTCTCCACCGAGATGTCGGCAACCGACGCGACCGGCTCCGGCCCGATGCGCTTCGAGTGCAGCGAGCCGAACGAGGCGTGGCGGCTCATTGTCGGGCCCAATGACACAGGGCTTGAGGTCGACGTCATCTGGCGGGCGCGGACGCCGTACTGGCTGAAGTCGCTTGAGGTCGCGACGACCTCTCAGGAGACGACCTCGTTCGATCACCTCGTCCAGTCCGGCCGGTACTCGGGCACGATCACGCTCGACGGTATCGAGCAGTCCGTGGACGGCTGGTACGGCCAACGGGACCGCTCCCGAGGCGTCCGAACGATGTCGGGTGGGCAAGGGTTGCACATCTGGTTCCAGGCCCAGTTCCCGGACCGGTCCGTCGGTTTCCTCATGGTGGAGAGCCGCTCCGGCGAGCAGATCATGCTCGAGGGCGCGGTCATGCACGAGGACGGCACCCTCGATGACATCGTGGCCGTCACCCACGATCTGGAGTTCACCGATGGCCTCGACCTCGTCTCAGGCCGGATTGTCGTCAAGACGGAGGACGGACGCACGTACGACATCGGGTGCGACGGATCGGCCGGTGGCGGATGGATGGCGGCTGCCGGCTACGGGGGCCATCACGGCAAGCCTCGAGGTCGCGACCACAGTGAGTACGTCGTCTATCCCCTCGACGGCTCCGTCAGCCCACGCACCGTCGACTCGGCCCTGACCGACCGCAACTGCCGGTTTACCTGGGAAGGACAGGAGGGGCGCGGGATCTTCGAGTACGCGCTCTCCCGTAGCTCTTCCTACGAGTACCGGCCGACGAGTGCATGA
- a CDS encoding phosphotransferase family protein, producing the protein MTELDVTTLDRRVSALVGDRWPGASVESIVRMPAGVSSLAYRVSIAPGSDAPTGMVLKVAPVGLPATMNRDVLRQARMMAAVAEQTDVPVPAILVRDDSEQPPMFGMEMLRGQSYEPGTDIAGDEAPDPAVVRARYRTATQALMGLQSVTPAALGAGSEPAVGPSDELERWRRLLSTVDDDICPGHTELYERLEARIPRPLRPTLHHGDYRLANMMFTDASLNGVIDWEIWAVGDPRADLAWLLMHLDPPHLFHRDRPQADQYAATGLPTVLDVLGDAAEAGARIETLTTDLPWFLALAAYKVASTVGVLAKRNRRLEVPAERLVFAAESLPGVIARGHTYLDEEDWSR; encoded by the coding sequence ATGACCGAGCTAGATGTCACGACGCTGGATCGCCGCGTCAGTGCCTTGGTGGGTGACCGGTGGCCTGGTGCCTCTGTCGAGTCGATCGTGCGTATGCCGGCTGGCGTCTCGAGCCTGGCCTACCGAGTCTCCATCGCCCCTGGGAGCGACGCCCCCACCGGGATGGTGCTCAAGGTTGCTCCCGTCGGCCTGCCGGCGACGATGAACCGTGATGTGCTTCGCCAGGCGCGGATGATGGCGGCGGTAGCCGAGCAGACCGACGTCCCCGTGCCGGCGATCCTCGTCAGAGACGACAGCGAGCAACCTCCGATGTTTGGCATGGAGATGCTCCGGGGTCAGTCGTACGAGCCTGGCACGGACATCGCTGGGGACGAGGCGCCGGACCCAGCGGTCGTCCGGGCGCGGTATCGCACGGCCACCCAGGCCTTGATGGGGCTCCAATCGGTCACCCCGGCTGCTTTGGGCGCCGGTTCAGAGCCCGCAGTCGGTCCTTCCGATGAGCTGGAGCGGTGGAGGCGGCTCCTCAGCACTGTGGATGACGACATCTGTCCGGGTCATACGGAGCTCTACGAACGGCTCGAGGCGCGCATCCCGCGTCCGCTCCGTCCGACTCTGCATCACGGTGACTACCGGCTGGCGAACATGATGTTCACGGACGCGTCGCTCAATGGGGTCATCGACTGGGAGATCTGGGCAGTCGGCGACCCGCGCGCAGACCTGGCATGGCTCCTCATGCACCTCGACCCGCCTCACCTGTTCCACCGCGATCGGCCCCAGGCTGACCAGTACGCCGCGACCGGTCTGCCGACGGTCCTCGACGTCCTGGGAGATGCGGCCGAGGCCGGAGCTCGGATTGAGACCCTCACCACTGATCTTCCGTGGTTCCTTGCCTTGGCGGCGTACAAGGTCGCCAGCACGGTGGGGGTGCTGGCGAAGCGCAACCGGCGGCTGGAGGTGCCTGCCGAGCGCCTCGTCTTCGCTGCCGAATCCCTGCCCGGCGTCATCGCACGGGGCCACACATATCTGGACGAGGAGGATTGGAGCAGATGA
- a CDS encoding SDR family oxidoreductase, translating to MTERKLRALVTGAGREGGIGQATVKRLTADGFDVVTMDRTPGCTYTVDIARDPLPDLSDIDVYVGNAALTTVFGAAHTMDLEQWQRDLDVNLTGTFRVLQACLAGMRQRQFGRVVIVSSTAGTVGLPGQVSYSTTKAGLLGMVKTVAAETVGLGITANAVLPGMTASSGVLSMPADIVESWQQSMPAGMVAPEDIADAIAFFAAPTARSVTGQLLTVDRGDGLNTRSVTASVIRKA from the coding sequence GTGACCGAGCGCAAGCTGCGAGCCCTGGTGACCGGAGCGGGCCGCGAGGGCGGCATCGGCCAGGCCACTGTCAAGCGCCTGACCGCTGACGGGTTCGACGTGGTGACGATGGACCGGACCCCTGGGTGCACATACACCGTCGACATAGCCAGGGACCCACTGCCCGACCTGTCGGACATCGACGTCTACGTGGGCAACGCCGCCCTGACCACGGTCTTTGGTGCCGCCCACACGATGGACTTGGAGCAGTGGCAGCGTGACCTGGACGTCAACCTCACCGGGACGTTCCGTGTCCTCCAGGCATGCCTCGCCGGGATGCGGCAGCGTCAGTTCGGCCGCGTGGTCATCGTCTCTAGCACAGCCGGCACCGTCGGTCTGCCGGGCCAGGTCTCTTACAGCACGACCAAGGCGGGCTTGCTCGGCATGGTCAAGACTGTGGCGGCAGAGACGGTCGGCCTCGGGATCACGGCCAACGCGGTGCTTCCAGGGATGACCGCAAGCTCTGGTGTGCTGTCGATGCCCGCGGACATCGTCGAGTCCTGGCAGCAGAGCATGCCGGCCGGCATGGTCGCGCCAGAGGACATCGCGGACGCTATCGCCTTCTTCGCTGCACCCACCGCACGCAGCGTCACCGGGCAACTCCTCACCGTCGACCGGGGAGACGGGCTCAACACCCGTTCTGTCACCGCTTCTGTCATCCGGAAGGCCTGA
- a CDS encoding PaaI family thioesterase, with the protein MRQDLPSSRRQDVDMTNAPASSYSFIRTEPARRMRLHDLDVQGDQVLGSMDMGEWCRIHRQPSAGAIGVLVDETVGWAPVPLRQPGTWPVTTELSIDIVGPLPRTGKITCRAQASPPRGRSLHATGLVQDETGDVIAVATTRLRLIDSEVPTPPPAHATLPPTPSGDLLAQMGATLCDHDSMSIAAGSQIANPLGVAHGGVILSAVAVLGQHVLRSRSSELLMSSVHAAYIRAVPVDAVITVQAEVLRSGRAMGVTRVDVIDAQGRLCVAGTVTGHNPNN; encoded by the coding sequence GTGCGCCAAGATCTGCCATCGTCACGTCGGCAGGATGTCGACATGACCAACGCCCCTGCGTCGAGCTACAGCTTCATCCGGACAGAGCCAGCTCGACGCATGCGTCTGCACGACCTTGACGTTCAGGGCGACCAGGTCCTGGGATCCATGGACATGGGCGAGTGGTGCCGCATCCACCGGCAGCCATCCGCAGGGGCCATCGGCGTGCTCGTCGACGAGACCGTGGGCTGGGCTCCTGTACCTCTGCGGCAGCCGGGCACCTGGCCGGTGACCACCGAGCTGAGCATCGACATCGTCGGCCCATTGCCGAGGACCGGGAAGATCACATGCCGGGCCCAGGCCTCGCCACCCCGCGGCAGGTCGCTGCACGCGACCGGTCTGGTGCAGGACGAAACGGGCGACGTGATCGCCGTAGCCACGACTCGCCTTCGGCTCATCGACAGCGAGGTACCAACGCCTCCCCCTGCGCACGCCACCCTGCCGCCCACACCCTCGGGAGACCTGCTGGCCCAGATGGGCGCGACGCTTTGCGACCACGACTCGATGTCCATCGCTGCTGGAAGCCAGATCGCGAACCCACTGGGTGTTGCGCATGGAGGCGTCATCCTGTCGGCGGTTGCCGTCCTCGGCCAGCACGTGCTCAGATCCAGGTCGTCAGAGCTGCTCATGAGCTCGGTCCACGCGGCCTACATCCGGGCGGTGCCCGTCGATGCGGTCATCACGGTGCAGGCAGAGGTCCTGCGATCCGGTCGCGCGATGGGAGTCACCCGGGTAGACGTCATCGACGCCCAGGGCAGACTCTGCGTCGCTGGCACCGTGACCGGGCACAACCCCAACAACTGA
- a CDS encoding NADPH:quinone oxidoreductase family protein, whose translation MRAFVIQELTGPSAGAVHDVPEPEGAHEWAEGERLLIDVRTAGVAFPDVLQTRGEYQHGQEPPYVAGAEVAGTVLEAPSGSRFQVGDRVAGLTLWGALAERALALPQYTFRVPEAMSDESAAAFPLNYSTAWFACRRAAVTAGETVLVHGAAGGVGTAAIQALRALGASPIAVVSDDAKAEVARHMGATHVVRSDGTWVDQVKDLTDGLGVDVVIDPVGGDRFTDSLRSLDVGGRLAVVGFAAGEIPTVKVNRLLLRDLSVVGVALAPWIERHPDTAVRMAADLEAWASAGQVSPHVGLVVPLDEAVDALRAIDERRIMGKAVVRVKAPNSSPSRPDHHL comes from the coding sequence GTGCGCGCCTTTGTCATACAAGAGCTCACCGGCCCATCCGCGGGAGCCGTGCACGATGTGCCGGAGCCAGAGGGTGCCCATGAGTGGGCGGAGGGCGAGCGCCTGCTCATCGACGTGCGCACCGCGGGCGTGGCCTTCCCCGACGTTCTGCAGACGCGGGGTGAGTACCAGCACGGACAGGAACCGCCGTACGTCGCCGGGGCCGAGGTCGCGGGTACCGTGCTCGAGGCCCCATCAGGATCGCGGTTCCAGGTGGGCGACCGCGTGGCCGGGCTGACGCTCTGGGGCGCCCTGGCCGAGAGAGCGCTGGCACTGCCGCAGTACACCTTCCGCGTCCCCGAGGCTATGTCTGACGAGTCGGCGGCGGCGTTCCCCCTCAACTACTCGACGGCGTGGTTCGCCTGTCGCCGAGCTGCGGTCACCGCCGGCGAGACTGTCCTTGTCCATGGCGCTGCAGGTGGCGTCGGAACCGCGGCGATCCAGGCCCTGCGTGCCCTTGGGGCCTCGCCTATCGCGGTGGTCTCTGACGACGCGAAGGCGGAGGTTGCGCGTCACATGGGGGCAACGCATGTCGTTCGATCGGACGGAACCTGGGTCGACCAGGTGAAGGACCTCACGGACGGTCTCGGCGTCGACGTCGTCATCGACCCCGTCGGCGGGGACCGGTTCACCGACTCCCTCCGTTCCCTCGACGTCGGGGGCCGGCTCGCCGTCGTGGGGTTTGCGGCTGGCGAGATCCCGACGGTCAAGGTCAACAGACTGCTGCTCCGAGACCTCAGCGTCGTCGGCGTCGCGTTGGCTCCGTGGATCGAACGCCATCCTGATACCGCGGTGCGCATGGCCGCAGACCTCGAGGCGTGGGCTTCCGCCGGACAGGTCTCACCCCACGTCGGGCTGGTCGTTCCCCTCGACGAGGCAGTTGACGCCCTTCGTGCCATCGACGAGCGACGGATCATGGGCAAGGCCGTCGTCCGCGTCAAGGCTCCCAACTCATCCCCTTCCCGGCCCGATCACCACCTCTAA
- the menB gene encoding 1,4-dihydroxy-2-naphthoyl-CoA synthase — protein MPHQTEYAPVTWTAAGSLEFEDIAYEHSEDGIAKITICRPEVHNAFRPQTLIEIGHALEDAREDTSVGVIILTGQGEKAFCSGGDQRVRGDSGYLTEPGKQGAVGRFHVTDLHVQMRRTPKPIIAMVAGYAIGGGHVLHLVCDLTIAADNARFGQVGPKVGSFDGGFGAGALAEMVGVKKAKEIWFLCRQYDAEEAREMGMVNTIVPVADLEQETVAWAREMMQMSPFALRLMKASFNAAEDGISGIQQLAHDANLLFYSTDEAKEGREAYKAKRRPEFEKFPRRP, from the coding sequence ATGCCGCATCAGACTGAGTACGCCCCTGTCACCTGGACCGCCGCCGGATCCTTGGAGTTTGAGGACATCGCCTACGAGCACAGCGAGGACGGGATTGCGAAGATCACGATCTGTCGTCCCGAGGTGCACAACGCCTTCCGTCCGCAGACGCTCATCGAGATCGGCCACGCCCTCGAGGATGCTCGAGAGGACACCTCGGTGGGGGTCATCATCCTCACGGGCCAAGGAGAGAAGGCCTTCTGCTCCGGTGGAGACCAGCGCGTCCGCGGTGATAGCGGATACCTCACTGAGCCCGGTAAGCAGGGTGCTGTGGGCCGCTTCCACGTGACCGACCTTCATGTCCAGATGCGCCGTACGCCCAAGCCGATCATCGCGATGGTCGCTGGGTACGCGATCGGTGGCGGGCACGTCCTCCACCTCGTCTGCGACCTGACGATCGCCGCCGACAACGCGCGCTTCGGGCAGGTGGGCCCCAAGGTCGGGTCCTTCGACGGCGGGTTCGGTGCCGGAGCGCTCGCCGAGATGGTGGGAGTCAAGAAGGCGAAGGAGATCTGGTTCCTCTGCCGGCAGTACGACGCCGAGGAAGCGCGGGAGATGGGGATGGTCAACACGATCGTCCCTGTGGCAGACCTCGAGCAGGAGACGGTCGCCTGGGCTCGCGAGATGATGCAGATGTCGCCGTTCGCCCTCCGACTCATGAAGGCCTCGTTCAACGCGGCGGAAGACGGGATCTCTGGGATCCAGCAGCTTGCGCACGACGCCAATCTGCTCTTCTACTCGACCGACGAGGCCAAGGAGGGCCGCGAGGCGTACAAGGCGAAGCGTCGACCGGAGTTCGAGAAGTTCCCCCGTCGTCCATGA
- a CDS encoding SDR family NAD(P)-dependent oxidoreductase: MSDTDVTIPLRNDLTGRVAVVTGASSGLGVAHAVGLAQCGADVVVTGRRAERLAQTAQRVEATGRRCHIVVGSVTDLEDCARVVQETMETFGRLDILVNNAGDGGEYHDVVDDPPEHFSRTVELNLHGTYWMIREAARVMRAGGSIVNVSSVMALTTAKMPAAAYSASKAAVLGLTRDLAAQLGPKGIRVNAILPGVFPSEQTEHYSDRYKAKVIEARIPIGRIGAPQDAAAVVCFLAGDASAYVTGVSLPVDGGVLLT; this comes from the coding sequence ATGAGCGACACTGACGTGACCATCCCCCTTCGCAACGACCTCACCGGGCGCGTCGCCGTGGTGACGGGAGCGAGCTCGGGTCTCGGCGTCGCGCACGCCGTCGGGCTGGCCCAGTGCGGCGCAGATGTCGTCGTCACCGGGCGACGGGCCGAGCGACTCGCCCAGACAGCACAGCGCGTAGAGGCGACCGGCCGACGCTGCCACATCGTCGTCGGGAGCGTGACTGATCTCGAGGACTGCGCACGGGTTGTCCAGGAGACGATGGAGACGTTCGGTCGCCTCGACATCCTGGTCAACAACGCCGGCGACGGGGGCGAATACCACGACGTTGTCGACGACCCACCCGAGCACTTCTCACGCACCGTCGAGCTCAACCTCCACGGTACGTACTGGATGATCCGGGAGGCGGCTCGGGTCATGCGTGCAGGTGGCTCCATCGTCAACGTCTCGAGTGTCATGGCGCTGACCACAGCCAAGATGCCGGCCGCCGCCTACAGTGCGAGCAAGGCGGCGGTCCTCGGCCTGACGCGCGACCTCGCTGCGCAGCTAGGGCCGAAGGGGATCCGGGTCAATGCCATCCTGCCCGGGGTCTTCCCCTCCGAGCAGACCGAGCACTACAGCGATCGGTATAAGGCCAAGGTCATCGAGGCTCGGATACCGATCGGACGGATCGGTGCGCCACAAGACGCCGCCGCAGTCGTCTGCTTCCTTGCGGGAGACGCCTCCGCGTACGTCACCGGCGTCTCCCTGCCGGTCGACGGCGGCGTGCTACTGACCTGA